The Culex quinquefasciatus strain JHB chromosome 2, VPISU_Cqui_1.0_pri_paternal, whole genome shotgun sequence genome contains the following window.
atgacaaaaatgacaaaaatgacaaaaatgacaaaaatgacaaaaatgacaaaaatgacaaaatgacaaaaatgacaaaaatgacaaaatgacaaaatgacaaaaatgacaaaaacgacaaaatgacaaaaattacaaaaattacaaaattacaaaattacaaaattacaaaattacaaaaattacaaaattacaaaattacaaaattacaaaattacaaaattacaaaattacaaaaattacaaaattacaaaattacaaaattacaaaattacaaaatttacaaaaattacaaaaattacaaaaattacaaaaattacaaaaattacaaaaattacaaaatttacaaaaattacaaaaattacaaaaattacaaaaattacaaaaattacaaaaattacaaaaattacaaaaattacaaaaattacaaaaattacaaaaattacaaaaatgataaaaatgttaCACTCTTTTAAAAACGATTAAAATGATACAAATGGAAAAATTGctgaaaacgataaaaacgataaaatcgGTTAAGACGATGAAAaggataaaaatgatttttgttataattttttaattaggtccttttcagtactgggacctggttaggattgagtcggcttttgtaattatatttttcttaaagctcagagtaattacagaggatcttgtgaacgagaaaaacgatataaacaataaaaatgataaaaacgataaaaacgataaaaacaataaaacgataaaaacgataaaaacgataaaaacgataaaaaagataaaaaactataaaaacaattaaaacgaATAAAACTATATAAAACCAAAGAAACtattaaaaacgataaaaatgacaaaaagaccAATATGtttaattcaacaaaaacttaataaaacattttttcacaatttcctaTAAATCGTCCTCATTTCAAATCAATAGAAAAAAGGGTCTAAATCTACTTCCTGATCCTCTCACACTGTCACTTGTccgttaaattaaatattttgactTTAAAATCAGTGCTGATTCGTTCAACCCAACGATTTTCCCTTCCACCTTCACTAACGTTATTTATCTGCTTTTTTGTTCCCATTTTCAGAATCCCCGGTAGCCTCCCAGGAGCAACAGAGCATTTTAATCCTGACGAATGAGTAACAAAGCAGCAGGTTGTGGCCAAAAACGAATAAATTTTGCCACTGCTCGGAACCTCTTTCCATGTTTTCCGGCCAGTCCAGTGTGTCCAGTTTGCTCGCATGATAGTGAGTAATAAATTAATGAAGATAAAGGAAAGCGACCGGGACCGGGAGTGAGAGCTCAACTCCGGAGGGAATTGGAGGAGGCGCTTCGGAAGGGAAGAAAGATCGTGGTTTTGCAGGAAGGAAAGACACagaaaaagtggtttaaaaCGAATTTAAATAAAAGGAAAAACTCAGAGTGCAGGAAAATCGAAGTGAACAGCGTGAGACCTTTTGTGGCAGGCAAAAGTGTGGAGTTCAGGATAAAAAAGAGAGCACCCTTTTCAGAGACACGGAAGCGCCCAGGAGCCAACAGTTGAACGGGACTAGAAAaggataaaattgaaataaaaataaaattaaaataaaaaaggcaaAGCCACTGCCGCTGTCGTCGTGATGCAGGAAGTGGAATACTTTGGTGATACCTTGACCACCGGTGCCTGCAGTGGTGGCACCGGAAATGGCGTCCACAGGGGGTCGGGGACGACGGGGGGTGGTAAGCATCCGAGGAAATGTAGCTACGATTTACTGGAACACCGCAAGTATAACAAATGTGatgaaaatgtaaattataCCTCCTCGGTGGCCAACGCCACAGTTGCCGACCTGCCCAGTTCACCGTCActgtcgccgtcgtcgtcctcgGAAGAGGACAGCCCCTCGCCGACGGAGATGAACAACTGCATCAAGTTTGGCGTGGAGAAGCCGACGCTGGTGAGTTTTTGATATTATGATTTTCTGCTTGAAATTAGAAAGATTATTGATAAAATAAATCTTCTAAATTGTTAGAATACTTGGTCAGATATTTTCCTGCATAAGAGCTAACCTAAAATTGCCGATTGTGCGTCTCTTCCAACTCAACGGAACCATGACATGAAAAGGGCAGATTTCGCCCATTAGCAACGTTTCCCCCAAACGCTCCCCACAGAATTACAGAGAGAAAAACCCACCacttttttactccatttaTTTCCCCGCAGATCAAACGCTTCACCCTCGGCTTTCTGCGCTCCACCGAGGACAGTCTGCCCCTGGTGTACCATAAATCATCGCCAACGTCGCCAACCCAGAAGAAGCTCAACGACATCCTGTCCGAGGACATCTACAGTTTGGACCAGATCGTATCGAGCAAATTTGGCGACTCCTGCCGGCAATCCCTTACCACGGCCGCTGCTCCTCCCCAGCTGCTGCGGCCGGAGTACGAGTTCCGGCGGAACCGGTTGATCCGCAAGACGAACAGCGCCAACTCGAGCCCCAAGAAGCGGTTCGTGCCGAACATCGCGGTCAAGCGCACCGACAGTTTGAACAGCATCGAGGACAACGACCTGGACAGTGCCAGCTGGTTCCAGGCCGGGCTGCCGCGGGAGGTCTCGCTGGAGGTGCTCACGCAGCAGCAGCCGGGGGCGTTCCTGGTGCGGAGGAGCACCACCAAGCAGGGCTGTTTTGCGCTGTCGTTGCGGGTGCCGCCGCCGGGGCCGAAGGTGGTGCACTATTTGATACTGAAGACGGAGCGGGGGTACAAGATTAAGGTGAGATGCTCTTCTTAATTATATGTTGTGAGCAGCCACCGACTAAAAACTCAAACTTTGGCCTTCTTTATaactaaagaagccattttgtgtcgttGATtccccatacaagtctccttacagttttggcagctgtccatcaAAAAACATGAACGTAAATAATCTAAAATCGATTGCTTTTGCCGGAATTTTCTGATGGATTTGGTgctttcaacaaagttgtatgtattgacgagaacttttcaggaaaaagagGAACTTTTTTTCTACGATTTTCAATTGTATAACGTTCATTTTCTCATTAACCGTATTTTTTACAAGGTAAGACAATTTAATATgtgtttcaggggacaaaaacccacaACTTCTGAGCCACAGAGAAGTTTGGCCAGGAATGTTGCCTCTGAGctacaaaagtttttttggaaaaagaaaAATCTTAATCAAAAAATGCCATTAATTTGTTCACATCGAAATGTAACTGTGATATCAGTTTTAAGATAAACATAAATCTAgggtttttttcacaaaaaatattttccctaaaagagcactcagcttGCAAAATGTTAACTAAGAAATAAGTTCCCTCCCTGCAAAGggttatgaattgatctcagttgcaAGGATCTCTAAATCTCTAAATCTAAatctctaaaatattttttatcgatttcacACATGCTTAATATAATTTGAAACGCAGgacaattaatttaatttttttttcagttggttaaactTCTATTTCCTTTCAAATTTGGCGCGacataattattgaaaaatatttgcaacggtctaactgtaaaaaaaacagttaatgattttgcataaaataaatTTCGTTGTAAGTTGTGTTTTCAATACCTTGGAAAAAATTCTTGCTCTCAAATTCagaataagttttaaaaaaattgcttcaaatttttgaggagcaaatttaaattctaaaaaatcaatcCTTTGGTTCGGTAAAACAGGgttgaaaacaaaattactaaaaaacacAAACTTCTCTGTTTTCTccatataaatattcaaaaacaatattttattattatttatggataaggctaccaactcttgctgagcaaaaatccgtacactttgcggATATGACCACATGGTATAACAAAAcctgtcaatgaattatttagataaattaaatttaataaatttgagaattaaaaatataaaactgtgtcgtttttacagctaaaaaatttcacaaaatgctatcagagtgtttataacttgcacgtttaaaagtattcataaaataaattgtgatttgaatcgaataattatgttttttaattttttttggtgaacgtttaaaagtttacgaaatgtcaagtttgcttttacaaataatatcgttcttagtgaTTTCACGAACACGTTCCTACCAACATacgaaagacaatagttcaaaaactctataattattgataatcaagtttgaattgaggataCCCCGGAAaactccctttttaaatcaaactcacagaaaaatacaaatttctagttaacaaaagcatcgaccaaataaaaaaaagcaattcaatgattaaaaatttgctaaaattccgtacaaatccgtattatgcgtgaaattccctacaaaaattccacCCTGTtcaaaatccgcgaagaggttcgaaaatccgtatggtagggaaaaaatccgtacagttggtagccttatttaTGGATAATATGTTAAtggaattttaatttatctttcaAATATCTTTTCAAGCCAAGTGTAACATAATATACAAAACAAATCAGTAAGGCTGttgtaaatactttttaatgtttatttcaCTCCACTCTGAGCGATGACGAAATTTCAAGCAATGGAActaacttttaatttaaaaactaacttaatccacctatgtggttggggccttcctcacttataaccaaaaatggctgatatgatggaattgtacaaaaaattcatctatttttaagatccggaatataaaagtacataaatatcacttaagtggccatatctcgagacagggttgccagatcttcaatgttttaggctctttggaaagatcttctgataacctaaccaatgatgggttggatggtggatccggacatagttttcatacatttaagtgagatccggcatccaaaaagtacataaatatcacttaagtggccatatctcgagacagggttgccagatcttcaatgttttagactcgttggaaaggtgttttgataacctaaccaacgatgggtcggatgatggatccggacatagtttacatacagttaagtgagatccaaatatatgtgaaaacacatttttatacataacttttgaactacttatcgaaacttcaatctgtataaaactcgatctatgggaccctaaaccaagtcgaatgcaacaggttcgggtcaaatcggttcagccagtgccgagcaacatgagctagtttgttggtcacatacatacatacacacacacatacacacacatacacacacacatacacacacacatatacacacagacatttgctcagttttcgattctgagtcgatatgtatacatgaaggtgggtctacgacgtttttatgcaaagtttatttttagagcaggattatagccttacctcagtgaggaaggcaaaatgtgttaagaaaattttagtaccaAGAATGTTtcggtcatcgctaaaatttgaaatttatcgcagtattattgaaaaaagtttatttgttcccaattttgtcatttttccattGTTTGAgtcaaaaaatccaatttttatttttaaaaatttttatctCGAAACCCTATAGTTATATATAACTcaaacattttgtttaaaatttcccgaGGAATCTGATGAAGATATTTTCTGATATTGGCTCtctggtcccgagaccttcaaaacagtatttttagtagatttttgaaactttcaactatttttacttaaaaaccaAATAAATAACCTTTCATTTGAGTCCAAGACAGCTAAATCGGTGGGAATGGCTTGGaattaagatttattttttaaatatgggttttgtgaaaataCACGAACATTGCCACCTTTTTTGGACCACTCTAAGTCGTAGTTCAGCCTGAtggcgaaacaaaaaaaaatggttttaattattttgactaAAGAACACctagaaaaattttgaacccgatcggaggactttttttcgaattatgctGTTTTCATGGGAAATTGCtgcatatttataaaaaaatatatatttttaaaacttaccattcttcttaaatattttttttgggttattatAGTTTTccaatcactgtttttttatgaatcggcaaattaaatttagatcaaaaatcttaatttaagATGTTGAATTTTTAACACAGTCTTAAAAGACATAAAAATCATGGGATCTTGTGAAACATTCCAATTTAATTACGTTATGTTATCATTAGTGCGAGTgattttttcccgattttgcAAAATCCGcataatccgtgaaatttgtgaATACTgtgaaatttcaacatttttttttcattggaaattcaaaattttgctccaGGCAAACATTGGTGCTCAgagatttgatgaaatttgtaaaaaaatgaaacggaGATATCCAGAAATAAAAGCATCTCGAAAATTTGTACCTGGGAAAGAACGTCATTGATTTTGTAATGCTATATGATGCCTTTCCACGCATTATTGACGCAGCCTTTCCTCATTTAGTAGTCAATCGAATTTTTTATGATCCTCTGCTGCTGCTCTACTCAATAACTGctttaataataattaattaGGAATTCTTTGaggaaaaaatatgataattgGCAGAAAATATGTACTAAAATACTGTTTTATTACCAACAGTTAATGTTGACAAAATATGATATGAGATATTCTTGCGTAGAACGGAATACTTCTGGCAAATACTCATTTTTCCACTCATATTGAATTTCTGACATTTTAGTAAAAATCTAAAAGCTTAAAAGTTTAATATTCTTTTGATAATAATAtacagttttaaaatttggagcTCGTAACTACTGTATGGAAAGCATTTTTTGTCAGGAATAATATGTTGCGGGgaatacagtccagattcgattagctgaagttcttttttttcaacGCAGTGTATGGAGAGCCGTAAAATTACCGCGCCGCGATTTTTTGCCATGATAAATCACTAGCtctaatatcattttttttttgttttaaaatcattatcATTAAAGTACTCTGTTAACTGTTGCTGTTAATACAGTATTATTGAAGATATATTAAATTAAAGTCATTTTCTATTTAGTAATAAAATCCTGGGATTTGtgaaac
Protein-coding sequences here:
- the LOC6052886 gene encoding uncharacterized protein LOC6052886 — translated: MQEVEYFGDTLTTGACSGGTGNGVHRGSGTTGGGKHPRKCSYDLLEHRKYNKCDENVNYTSSVANATVADLPSSPSLSPSSSSEEDSPSPTEMNNCIKFGVEKPTLIKRFTLGFLRSTEDSLPLVYHKSSPTSPTQKKLNDILSEDIYSLDQIVSSKFGDSCRQSLTTAAAPPQLLRPEYEFRRNRLIRKTNSANSSPKKRFVPNIAVKRTDSLNSIEDNDLDSASWFQAGLPREVSLEVLTQQQPGAFLVRRSTTKQGCFALSLRVPPPGPKVVHYLILKTERGYKIKGFTKEFSSLRALITHHSVMPEMLPVPLSLPRPQNIPLKCKRVDDYDSYSTLHEFSKLFSDLDL